The Bubalus bubalis isolate 160015118507 breed Murrah chromosome 18, NDDB_SH_1, whole genome shotgun sequence genome contains a region encoding:
- the KLK4 gene encoding kallikrein-4, with amino-acid sequence MTTAGNPWGWFLGHLLLGVTGSLAWGGSSRIINGEDCRPHSQPWQAALFLENEFFCGGVLVHPQWVLSAAHCFQKSYTIGLGLHSLEADQEPGSQMIEAHLSIQHPEYNKPSFANDLMLIKLEESVPPSDTIQDISIASQCPAAEGDSCLVSGWGRLVNGRLPKVLQCVNISVVSEKICSELYAHVYHPSMFCAGGGQDQKDSCHGDSGGPLVCNGSLQGLVSFGQAQCGQPYVPSVYTNLCKFTDWIQKTIQAS; translated from the exons ATGACCACAGCAGGAAACCCCTGGGGCTGGTTCCTGGGGCATCTCCTCCTCGGTGTCACAG GATCCCTCGCCTGGGGCGGCAGCAGCCGCATCATCAACGGCGAGGACTGCCGCCCGCACTCGCAGCCCTGGCAAGCGGCCCTGTTCttggaaaatgaatttttctGCGGGGGAGTCCTGGTGCATCCGCAGTGGGTGCTGTCCGCTGCGCATTGCTTCCAGAA GTCCTATACCATTGGGCTGGGCCTGCACAGTCTTGAGGCCGACCAAGAACCAGGCAGTCAGATGATAGAAGCCCACCTCTCCATCCAGCACCCAGAGTACAACAAACCATCATTCGCCAACGACCTCATGCTCATCAAGTTGGAAGAATCGGTACCCCCATCTGATACCATCCAGGACATCAGCATCGCCTCCCAGTGCCCGGCCGCAGAGGGGGATTCCTGTCTGGTTTCTGGCTGGGGTCGGCTGGTGAATG GCAGACTGCCCAAAGTGCTCCAATGTGTGAATATCTCAGTTGTGTCGGAGAAGATCTGCAGTGAACTCTATGCCCACGTGTACCACCCCAGCATGTTCTGCGCTGGCGGAGGCCAGGACCAGAAGGACTCCTGCCAT GGTGACTCTGGGGGCCCCCTGGTCTGCAACGGGTCCCTGCAGGGCCTGGTATCCTTTGGACAAGCCCAGTGTGGCCAACCCTACGTGCCAAGCGTCTACACCAATCTCTGCAAGTTCACGGACTGGATACAGAAAACCATCCAGGCCAGTTAA